One stretch of Chlamydia abortus DNA includes these proteins:
- the rpmG gene encoding 50S ribosomal protein L33 yields the protein MASKNREIIKLKSSESSDMYWTVKNKRKTTGRLELKKYDRKLRRHVIFKEAK from the coding sequence ATGGCTAGTAAGAATCGTGAAATCATTAAATTAAAAAGTTCTGAAAGTTCCGATATGTACTGGACTGTTAAAAATAAAAGAAAAACAACAGGTCGACTAGAACTCAAAAAATATGATAGAAAACTGCGTAGGCACGTAATTTTCAAAGAAGCTAAGTAA
- a CDS encoding tRNA 2-thiocytidine biosynthesis TtcA family protein gives MSILHVHPPWTKSGKRIESLVRKALYTYSMLENHTKIVVALSGGKDSLSLLLMLKAISGRGFPKLDLYAVNIGGKYSCGSEVSKQYLANICDKIHVPYSSVTSPYDPEVPECYSCSQVRRRLLFQAAKDVGATAVAFGHHRDDVVQTALMNLLHKAEFAGMLPVLDMVHFGITILRPLIFTPESYIRKFAKESGFARVTCRCPVVSLRTKTEEALKLLEDVFPQARHNIALAIEQHGLSKAQKKTKLIKHIFID, from the coding sequence ATGTCTATTCTACATGTACACCCCCCGTGGACTAAATCTGGAAAACGTATAGAAAGCTTAGTACGTAAAGCTTTGTATACCTATTCCATGTTGGAAAATCATACCAAGATCGTGGTAGCTCTTAGTGGAGGCAAAGATAGCCTTTCTTTGCTTTTAATGCTTAAAGCTATTTCTGGGAGAGGCTTTCCAAAACTTGATCTTTATGCTGTCAATATCGGAGGGAAATATTCTTGCGGTTCCGAAGTAAGCAAGCAGTATCTAGCGAATATTTGTGATAAAATTCACGTTCCCTATAGTTCGGTAACCTCCCCCTATGACCCTGAAGTGCCAGAGTGTTATTCATGTTCTCAAGTTAGAAGGCGTTTGCTGTTCCAAGCCGCAAAAGATGTGGGGGCTACTGCCGTCGCTTTTGGTCATCACCGTGATGATGTAGTCCAAACAGCTTTGATGAATCTCTTACATAAAGCAGAATTTGCCGGAATGTTACCGGTCTTAGATATGGTTCACTTTGGGATTACTATCTTACGCCCTTTAATATTCACTCCTGAATCTTACATAAGAAAATTCGCTAAGGAAAGTGGATTCGCTCGAGTTACTTGTCGTTGTCCAGTGGTATCTTTAAGAACAAAAACAGAAGAAGCATTAAAATTATTAGAAGATGTTTTTCCTCAAGCAAGACATAATATTGCTCTCGCTATTGAACAACATGGGTTGTCGAAAGCTCAAAAAAAAACAAAATTAATTAAACATATTTTTATAGATTAA
- the surE gene encoding 5'/3'-nucleotidase SurE, whose product MHRRLKILLTNDDGISAKGMSLLVANLLKADFADLYIVAPATEQSGKSMSFSYTQPVSIEKVDYPQPVAGAWAVSGSPVDCVKLALGDLFRNALPDLVLSGINHGSNAGRNIFYSGTAGAAMEAILSGVPSIAFSQEQHISFFQEVHAPEILKKLSLYALSMPFPILSGFNVNFPASERNEEWKGMRLVTTGKEYACGMPKLLVDDGKRKFFSLSDCQIVMDEDISDECRTLLENYITVVPLLVRNSPLALISETKFQQLQEAFDNFISSASGATLLD is encoded by the coding sequence ATGCACAGAAGATTAAAAATTCTGTTAACTAATGATGACGGCATTTCCGCTAAAGGAATGAGTCTTTTAGTTGCAAATTTATTAAAAGCAGACTTTGCTGATCTCTATATAGTTGCTCCTGCTACGGAACAATCAGGGAAAAGCATGTCGTTTTCCTACACACAACCGGTCTCTATAGAAAAGGTCGACTATCCTCAGCCTGTTGCTGGCGCCTGGGCTGTTTCTGGTAGCCCGGTAGATTGCGTTAAGCTAGCTTTAGGTGATCTATTCCGCAATGCTCTGCCTGATCTTGTACTGTCTGGAATCAATCATGGATCTAATGCAGGAAGAAATATCTTTTATTCTGGCACTGCTGGAGCTGCTATGGAAGCCATTTTATCAGGTGTCCCCTCCATAGCTTTTTCTCAAGAACAACACATTTCTTTCTTTCAGGAAGTCCATGCCCCTGAAATACTAAAGAAACTCTCTTTATATGCTTTATCGATGCCCTTCCCCATTTTATCAGGCTTTAATGTAAATTTCCCTGCTAGTGAACGTAACGAAGAGTGGAAAGGCATGCGCCTTGTGACTACAGGAAAAGAATATGCCTGCGGCATGCCCAAGCTTCTCGTCGATGATGGAAAACGTAAGTTCTTTTCTTTAAGTGATTGTCAAATAGTCATGGATGAAGATATTTCTGATGAGTGCCGAACTCTTTTAGAAAATTACATCACCGTGGTTCCTTTACTTGTAAGAAATTCTCCCTTAGCTTTGATTAGCGAAACAAAGTTTCAACAGTTACAAGAAGCCTTTGATAATTTTATTAGCTCTGCATCAGGTGCCACACTCTTGGATTAA
- the rimO gene encoding 30S ribosomal protein S12 methylthiotransferase RimO codes for MTTKEQFFFKGATSKNKIHFISLGCSRNLVDSEVMLGILLKAGYEATELLREADYLILNTCGFLKAARDESTDYLQRIINEKKETAKIILTGCMVSKHKEELKPWLPYVHYVLGSGDVEHILSAIESKESGEKLSSKSYLEMGEVPRKLSTPKHYAYLKIAEGCRKRCAFCIIPTIKGGLRSKPLEQVMKEFRLLLKMGVKEIILIAQDLGDYGKDLSKDRKSCLYSVLREMLKEPGNYWIRMLYLYPDEVDDTLIDLMEKDQRLLPYVDIPLQHINNRVLKKMLRTTSREQILDLLTKLRTRIPHIYIRSSLIVGFPGETEEEFQELVNFVGEGWIDNLGIFSYSQEKGSLAAEMPDQIPQSVKSKRLKILSQTQKKNVEKHNKQFVGKIVEAVIDGYHPDSEFLLTARFYGQAPEVDSCIIVNEARLVSGFGERYLIEITGYVGYDLVGRVVNKVPGE; via the coding sequence ATGACAACTAAAGAACAGTTTTTTTTTAAAGGGGCAACTTCAAAAAATAAAATTCATTTTATTAGTTTAGGCTGCTCAAGGAACCTTGTAGATAGTGAGGTAATGCTCGGGATTTTATTAAAAGCTGGTTATGAAGCTACCGAACTACTGCGAGAAGCGGATTATTTGATTTTAAATACTTGTGGATTTTTAAAAGCTGCTCGAGATGAATCTACGGATTACCTCCAACGCATCATCAATGAGAAGAAAGAAACTGCCAAGATTATATTAACCGGTTGCATGGTGTCTAAGCATAAAGAGGAGTTAAAGCCTTGGCTCCCCTATGTACATTATGTTTTAGGTTCTGGAGATGTGGAACATATCTTATCCGCTATAGAGTCTAAGGAAAGTGGAGAAAAGTTATCTTCTAAAAGTTATTTAGAAATGGGGGAAGTGCCTAGAAAATTATCCACACCGAAGCACTATGCCTATTTGAAAATAGCTGAGGGATGTCGTAAGCGCTGTGCCTTCTGTATTATTCCTACCATTAAGGGAGGATTAAGAAGTAAACCTTTAGAGCAGGTGATGAAAGAATTTCGCTTATTGTTAAAAATGGGCGTTAAAGAAATCATTCTCATTGCTCAAGATTTGGGTGACTATGGTAAAGATCTGTCTAAGGATCGCAAATCTTGTTTATATAGTGTATTAAGAGAGATGCTTAAGGAGCCTGGAAATTATTGGATTAGAATGCTCTATTTGTATCCCGATGAAGTAGATGATACTCTTATTGATCTTATGGAAAAAGATCAGCGCCTCCTCCCTTATGTTGATATTCCTCTTCAACATATCAATAATCGGGTATTAAAAAAGATGTTAAGAACAACATCTCGAGAACAAATTTTAGATTTATTAACTAAGTTGCGTACACGCATTCCCCATATCTATATTCGTTCGTCACTCATTGTTGGATTCCCAGGAGAAACGGAAGAAGAATTCCAGGAGCTCGTCAATTTTGTTGGAGAAGGATGGATCGATAACTTAGGTATCTTTTCTTATTCTCAAGAAAAAGGTTCTTTAGCTGCTGAGATGCCAGACCAAATCCCTCAGAGCGTAAAATCAAAGAGATTAAAGATTCTCTCTCAAACACAGAAGAAAAATGTCGAGAAACATAATAAGCAGTTTGTAGGGAAAATTGTGGAAGCTGTTATTGATGGATACCATCCAGATAGTGAATTTTTACTCACCGCACGTTTTTATGGTCAAGCTCCAGAGGTAGATTCTTGCATTATTGTGAATGAAGCTCGTTTAGTTTCGGGATTCGGAGAACGTTATCTCATCGAAATTACGGGATATGTGGGTTATGACTTGGTAGGTCGAGTTGTGAACAAAGTGCCTGGAGAATAG
- a CDS encoding YecA family protein yields MTKKVNRNDPCPCGSNKKYKQCCLKKDSQPARYTSEGKFKFSAEVVNPNTAGNSCTQLFQRLSGSISSEQKQVVDKYYEITKNKTPLGKKTIKKAKSKEDRLVSEQLKKHDFQVMDTNLSLDPSNRGDDFVTEEFIPTQEDYRISENTDSDLEENNQ; encoded by the coding sequence ATGACAAAAAAAGTTAACAGAAATGATCCGTGCCCGTGCGGTTCTAATAAGAAATATAAGCAATGTTGCCTTAAGAAAGACAGTCAGCCAGCACGCTATACCTCAGAAGGCAAGTTCAAATTTTCTGCAGAAGTTGTAAATCCGAATACAGCAGGCAATAGCTGCACACAACTGTTCCAACGTCTTTCTGGAAGCATCTCATCTGAACAAAAGCAAGTGGTTGATAAGTATTACGAAATTACTAAAAACAAGACTCCGCTGGGAAAGAAAACCATTAAAAAAGCTAAGTCTAAAGAAGATCGTTTGGTTTCCGAACAATTGAAAAAACATGATTTTCAAGTTATGGATACGAACTTGTCTTTAGATCCTTCCAATAGAGGGGACGACTTTGTTACCGAAGAATTTATTCCTACTCAAGAAGATTATCGTATTTCAGAAAATACTGATTCTGACTTGGAAGAAAATAACCAATAG
- a CDS encoding ABC transporter permease, whose translation MKLELLIAFKYLIPRRKRLSSAIVSIFSIGIISLVTWLSIVFISVIYGLEQRWIHDLSQLHSPVKILPSSVYYDSYYYQIDRHADLSLYTTKTIGEKLASSLVDPYDPNVDYSLPENFPLPDKTADGKLKDPVKIAFEVLNPYLEQNHAQLLEFEEGIGYVQMDRTAHPNKSESRTFSQFIAYPSDEVYKNRVLPYEQTDYSSEILNPFNSSDQGWEQDFIKLQNTYRGASIILPVNYRDMGYRVGDRGGISIFSPETQKEIQHPVYVIGFYNPGLSPMGSKIVFIDMDLASQIRSESTGIGMHNGLHVFFPNTKLITPIKKQIETILSQAGIQEYWVVSSLYDYQYFKPILDQLRSDQVLFLLVSIIILIVACSNIVTMSILLVNNKKKEIGILKAMGTSSRSLKAIFGLCGAFSGGIGVVFGTALAILTMKNLSIITKGLSYLQGREAFNSTFFGQGLPQEIHVPTIFMLGVGTLVLAAISGLLPARKVAKMHVSDILKAE comes from the coding sequence ATGAAATTAGAACTTCTCATTGCTTTTAAGTATCTAATACCAAGAAGAAAAAGGTTATCTTCTGCCATTGTTTCCATATTTTCCATAGGCATTATTTCCTTAGTCACTTGGTTATCCATTGTTTTTATTTCTGTTATCTACGGTTTAGAACAACGTTGGATTCATGATCTTTCCCAGCTTCATTCTCCAGTGAAAATCCTTCCTTCATCTGTTTATTATGATTCCTATTACTATCAGATAGACAGACATGCTGACCTTTCTTTGTATACAACAAAGACCATAGGGGAAAAGCTGGCTTCCTCTCTTGTAGATCCCTATGACCCAAATGTGGACTACTCCTTACCAGAAAACTTTCCCCTACCAGATAAAACTGCAGATGGAAAATTAAAGGATCCTGTAAAAATCGCTTTTGAAGTTCTTAATCCCTATCTAGAACAAAATCACGCCCAACTTTTAGAGTTTGAAGAGGGGATTGGCTATGTACAAATGGACAGAACGGCCCATCCTAACAAATCAGAATCACGAACATTTTCTCAGTTTATTGCCTATCCTTCTGATGAAGTGTATAAAAATCGCGTGCTTCCCTATGAACAAACAGATTATAGTTCCGAGATTTTAAACCCTTTTAATAGCTCTGACCAAGGTTGGGAACAAGATTTTATAAAATTACAAAATACCTATCGAGGAGCTTCGATCATCTTACCTGTGAATTATCGCGATATGGGGTATCGAGTAGGAGATAGGGGAGGGATCAGTATTTTCTCCCCAGAAACTCAGAAAGAAATCCAGCATCCTGTATATGTCATAGGCTTCTATAATCCTGGTTTATCTCCTATGGGAAGTAAAATCGTATTTATTGATATGGATCTAGCTTCTCAAATACGTTCAGAATCTACGGGAATCGGCATGCATAATGGCTTACATGTCTTCTTTCCCAACACTAAACTGATAACACCAATAAAAAAGCAAATTGAAACTATCTTAAGTCAAGCCGGTATACAAGAATATTGGGTAGTATCTTCTCTCTATGATTATCAGTATTTTAAACCTATTTTAGATCAACTACGTAGTGATCAAGTTCTATTTCTCTTGGTCTCTATCATTATCCTGATCGTCGCTTGTTCCAATATTGTGACTATGTCTATTCTCTTGGTCAATAATAAGAAGAAAGAAATAGGAATTCTCAAAGCTATGGGGACTTCTTCTCGTAGCTTAAAAGCTATTTTTGGTCTTTGTGGAGCCTTCTCTGGAGGCATCGGTGTTGTTTTTGGAACAGCTTTGGCGATTTTAACAATGAAAAATCTCTCAATAATTACTAAAGGCTTAAGTTACTTACAAGGCAGAGAAGCATTTAACTCTACTTTCTTCGGTCAAGGTCTTCCTCAAGAAATACATGTGCCGACTATTTTTATGCTAGGTGTAGGCACTTTGGTGTTAGCTGCTATTTCTGGATTATTACCAGCAAGAAAAGTCGCTAAGATGCATGTCTCTGACATTTTAAAAGCGGAATAA
- a CDS encoding ABC transporter ATP-binding protein, giving the protein MPPLIQAKNLSKVVLQSNQDIEILRNVNFSLHPGEVVAITGASGNGKSTLLHLLGTLDTPSSGELLFLGKRKEDYNLPAFRNQYIGFIFQNFYLLEDDTVINNVLMPASIARQNIAKGSSAFKKALELIDSVGLSHRTHSRCCNLSGGEKQRVAIARALINNPAILLADEPSGNLDNQTSEYIHQLLLSQAHDSRGVLIVTHNKQLARQCHREGILQNGELIF; this is encoded by the coding sequence ATGCCTCCTCTTATTCAAGCGAAAAATCTGTCTAAGGTTGTTCTACAAAGCAATCAAGATATCGAAATATTACGTAATGTGAACTTTAGCTTACACCCTGGAGAGGTAGTTGCTATTACAGGAGCTTCAGGAAATGGGAAAAGTACGCTCCTTCATCTATTAGGAACGCTAGATACACCGTCATCAGGAGAACTCCTATTTCTAGGAAAAAGAAAAGAAGACTACAATCTACCAGCATTTAGAAACCAATATATCGGGTTTATTTTTCAAAACTTCTACCTCTTGGAAGATGATACTGTAATCAATAATGTATTAATGCCTGCAAGCATTGCGCGACAAAATATCGCTAAAGGATCTTCTGCATTTAAAAAAGCTCTGGAACTCATAGACTCTGTCGGCTTATCTCATAGAACGCACTCTCGCTGTTGTAACCTATCAGGAGGCGAAAAACAACGAGTCGCAATTGCGAGAGCTCTGATCAACAATCCCGCCATTTTACTAGCTGATGAACCTTCAGGTAATTTGGACAATCAAACCTCTGAGTACATTCATCAACTACTTCTATCTCAAGCTCATGATTCACGTGGAGTGCTTATTGTAACCCATAATAAGCAACTCGCACGTCAATGTCATCGTGAAGGAATTTTACAAAACGGAGAACTGATTTTCTAA